TTGCGGTGTCGTCCCCGTTCCGTGTGTCTTTCCTTACATAGTGTGCCATGTAAATGTAGCACAGTTTAACGAACATACAAAGCGAACTAGTCCCAATACCTCACCCTTCTGCTTATGAAACAAGATCAGTAACGATGGCGTTGGCTTATTGCCACAAATTCTCTTGAGCGCTTTCTAGAGCCCATCATCGCGTTCATGCAGCATTCTCAGCAAGACGAGTGTTGAAAGATGAAAACCGAATTCTCAATGCTTACGCAACATAAGTGATAACAGCCGGCTCAACTTTCCCTCCTCACTGCAGTTCTTCGCCGTAGCCATTGTTCTTGCTCTGGTGGCAAGGGGCGTTCTTGCTGACGGACGCCCCCAAGAAGGACGTTGCCAACAAATTGGACGTTCCCAAGAAGGACGTTGCCAACAAGTTGGACGTTCCCAAGAAGGAGGACGGTACCAAGGAAGGACAAGGGACATCGAAGGACGTGGAGGCTACTTGGGTGGAGGTCACGGATACGGCGGCGGATACGGCGGCGGCTATGGCACTGGTGTGGGCGGTTATGGCGTACCTGGTGTCGGCGGCCCCGCTGTTGGCACTAAACTTATTGGAGGCGCCGGCGGGCACGGTTACGGAGGCGGTAGCGGCTACGGTGGTCACGGTTATGGAGGTGGCGCCGGCTACGGCGGAGGCTACCAGTCTGGCTACGGCAGTTCTTCAGGCGGCTATCACGGAGGCTTCCAGGGTGGCGCTGGCGGCTACAACAAAGGATCATCGGGCTTCGCCGGTGGTTCTTCCCACAAGAATGTCAACGCTTACAACAAGAACCAGGGATACAGTCACAGCTCGGGATTCTCGTCAAGTAGCAGCAACACCTTACGGCACCGGCCACCAGCAGGCATCGTCCGGATTCGGTGTCGGTGGTTCTGGGCACAAGGGTGGCTACGGACAGTCGTCGTATGGCCACAGTGCCGGTGCTGGCTTCGGAGGAGGCGCTGGCGGAGGATACCACGGCTAAAGGTAGGCTATGAAGCATACCAACCAAGCTCTAAGGGCACGTCTCAGCAGCTTCAAGTCTACAACTAATGCACTACTTTCGGGAACTGCGAGGACTTTACCATGAAACAACGCTGTCAGCCCCATTCACTTCGTTACTTTCCGGCTTTTTATGAGATATATATGCATTTCGTTCCATAGAATAGGTTTCCTTCTAATTGTACACGAAATGCTTGCGATGGAGACCAACGGGAAGCCTCCCCAAATATTCACGCGTTCAGTGGTATCCACTCAGTGAACGccttaaaaccgctaaaagtgcATAATTACAAGTACATTAAGGACTAATAACTCTATGCGTGCCATGTACTTGCCGATTAGCCCTACACATCTCATTCTACTCGCTTCATGATTAGCCAAATGTGGATATCTTTCCGTCCTATTTGAAGGTCTTAAATGCAATTTTGACATATACTTTCATTAAAAGATAGAGTGGGAGATGTCGAAAACAGCTTGCATGCGCACCACTTCTTTTTAAATGTGCTCGACACATTTGCAGCGTCAAAACTTTACGAAGCCAAAGAAAAAAGCCTGAATATTTTCTTCACTCAGACAAGAAGCATAGATTTGGGTTTTGCCAGGGGCATCACTGTACGCGACATACACGATGTTGTATTGTTTAACTGTACATGTACAGCATGTAGTACGGTTTTCCTGACTGCTTGATCAAAGTGGGCTGaaatgcaacttttggtgcactAAGCCAGCAAATTCCTGGCGCGACTACACAGTCACTATGCGGTAAGAAGAACTACCGGTAGAGGTATACGCAGTGCTTATTACAGGGCTGCTGCCTATGTATGCAGGACAATTTACTGACAACTTTTGTGACCATCGATATTTTTAGCGCAAAGGGATGATGCATATCAACCTAACAAACAACTTTTTCTTTTCCAGTTTTGCTACGATCTCTACGCAGCTGCGTCGTCGGTGTCACTGCCGTAATTTGGTTTCTTGGAGGCATCCAAGCATACAATAAAGCTTGTTTCATAAAATACAGTTATCATGTCTTTCGATAACAAGACCCTGGACGCGAGTCGATGGTGCTAAAATATTGAAACACCGTGGACAAATTTAAAGCTACTCTGATATGTCGTTTCCAGGTTTTTCTTCATTAATTACCACAGCCTAATTGATACTCCGAAATGCACAGTGGCACGCTCAATATGAGTTACAAAACGGTGGCCATGGCTCAAGGGGCCATACTGTAACACCGGCAAACGTGAAATTGGTTTCGGAAATACCATAATCCgaaacagtgtttacgtcactGATTGATTTCCTTGCCGGCGCCCCCGTGCAGTGTTGGCGCCACTTTGGTCACGGGTAGCATGCTACAACCAACTCATGTTGGACACGACAGTACAGTCCATACAATTACATGCTTCAAAATCTGTTACAGAGCCAATAAACGTCTCACTTTCATGTAATTACCTATAGGTTAGCTGTTGCTGATCAGGACATGTTGCTAATCAGGACATGTTGCTGTTGCTAATCAGGACAGATAGATTAAGAATGTCAGGGAGCGTACGGACTGAAGTCACTAATGATGGCAGTCGACGCCGGCAGATGGTACAGAATGAAGAATTTTCATCAAAACTGAAGGGTCTTATTATTCAATTAATGCGCGTGAGTGTAGCGATTTGCATTGCAAGCTGTCCGAGAAAAACTGGATAGAAGATTACCTAAGAAGACAAATGCAGCAATAAATCAATGCAGTAACACTGACTGCACTAAAACATTCCAAAGTCGATTAGAATTTCCCCACAAAGGTTCGgatcctgtcggctgcgccaaTAGTGCTTTCATTCAGATAATTTTTCGTGATCGATTTAGCGACATTTGCTTTCTTTGGTCGTCGTCTTCCGCGTTCTTCTCGGACCGTGAGCCTCGTGGATCATGGCATTGTCGCTTAGATCT
The nucleotide sequence above comes from Rhipicephalus sanguineus isolate Rsan-2018 chromosome 8, BIME_Rsan_1.4, whole genome shotgun sequence. Encoded proteins:
- the LOC119401868 gene encoding uncharacterized protein LOC119401868, which codes for MKFFAVAIVLALVARGVLADGRPQEGRCQQIGRSQEGRCQQVGRSQEGGRYQGRTRDIEGRGGYLGGGHGYGGGYGGGYGTGVGGYGVPGVGGPAVGTKLIGGAGGHGYGGGSGYGGHGYGGGAGYGGGYQSGYGSSSGGYHGGFQGGAGGYNKGSSGFAGGSSHKNVNAYNKNQGYSHSSGFSSSSSNTLRHRPPAGIVRIRCRWFWAQGWLRTVVVWPQCRCWLRRRRWRRIPRLKFCYDLYAAASSVSLP